Proteins encoded in a region of the Novibacillus thermophilus genome:
- the nuoK gene encoding NADH-quinone oxidoreductase subunit NuoK, with translation MPVSSYLALAAILFCIGLYGVLTKRNAVIVLFCIELMLNAVNINLVAFAKYGIGANVTGHIFSLFTITVAAAEVAVGIAILIALYRRRESVNVEDMNTLKR, from the coding sequence ATGCCGGTATCGTCTTACCTCGCGTTAGCGGCAATTTTGTTTTGCATCGGTTTGTACGGCGTCCTGACCAAGCGAAATGCTGTCATCGTCCTGTTTTGCATCGAACTGATGCTCAACGCCGTCAATATCAACCTGGTCGCCTTTGCGAAGTACGGGATCGGCGCAAACGTGACGGGGCACATTTTCAGCTTGTTTACCATTACGGTGGCGGCAGCCGAAGTTGCCGTCGGCATCGCGATTCTCATTGCACTTTACCGCAGGCGAGAATCTGTTAACGTCGAAGATATGAATACACTTAAACGCTAG
- a CDS encoding NADH-quinone oxidoreductase subunit J — MTGEFVAFFVLSVFAIGGAVFMINFTKVVHMVISMAATMLSVAGIFFLLNAEFVAVVQVLIYSGAVTILMLFGIMLTRHTGEETPTRRPLHRGLSFVAVAVLFAFLMWGINTTPFPGEAADVSTFTVENIGLTVFKQFVIPFELLSVLLLVALVGAIILAKKEAE; from the coding sequence ATAACCGGAGAGTTCGTCGCCTTTTTTGTACTGTCCGTCTTCGCCATCGGCGGCGCCGTGTTCATGATTAACTTTACAAAAGTGGTGCACATGGTGATCTCCATGGCCGCCACGATGTTAAGCGTGGCAGGTATCTTTTTCTTGCTGAACGCGGAGTTCGTCGCTGTCGTTCAAGTGCTCATCTACTCCGGGGCCGTCACGATTCTCATGTTGTTTGGGATCATGCTGACGCGGCATACTGGGGAAGAAACGCCGACCCGCCGCCCGCTGCACCGGGGTCTCAGCTTTGTCGCCGTCGCCGTGCTGTTCGCCTTTCTCATGTGGGGGATTAACACGACGCCGTTTCCGGGAGAGGCGGCAGACGTCAGCACGTTCACTGTCGAAAATATCGGGTTGACGGTATTTAAACAGTTTGTCATCCCCTTCGAACTGCTTTCTGTGCTGTTACTGGTCGCCCTTGTCGGCGCCATTATTTTGGCGAAGAAGGAGGCGGAGTAA
- the nuoI gene encoding NADH-quinone oxidoreductase subunit NuoI, whose translation MQGIIKGLAYTLKHIPKKKVTHHYPDEPMEMPDRFRGIQHLDPEKCIVCNQCARVCPTDCITLSGRPHPDPGKKGKILDTYNINFEICILCDLCTEVCPTEAIVMTNNFELSAYSRDDLYKDMEWLHENNTNIRSENKV comes from the coding sequence ATGCAAGGCATCATTAAAGGCCTCGCGTACACACTGAAGCACATACCGAAAAAAAAGGTGACCCACCACTATCCCGATGAGCCGATGGAGATGCCCGACCGCTTCCGAGGCATTCAGCACCTCGATCCGGAGAAGTGCATCGTGTGCAACCAGTGTGCCCGCGTCTGCCCGACCGATTGCATTACGCTCAGCGGACGACCCCATCCGGATCCCGGCAAAAAGGGGAAGATTCTGGACACGTATAACATCAATTTTGAAATCTGCATTTTGTGCGACTTGTGCACCGAAGTGTGTCCGACAGAAGCGATCGTGATGACGAATAACTTTGAGCTGTCTGCATACAGCCGCGACGATTTGTACAAAGACATGGAGTGGCTGCATGAGAACAACACCAATATCCGGAGTGAGAACAAAGTATGA
- the nuoH gene encoding NADH-quinone oxidoreductase subunit NuoH, which translates to MGQLLSQPLSPLNATLFTLGAVALLLVILGFVTYAILFERKVLGWVQLRHGPVRVGPWGMFQTVADILKLLVKEDTIPAQADKPLFKIAPIIAFVPSFAIVAVIPFTENLYFTDIGVALLYYLALTSITVIGILTGGWSSNNNYALLGAMRSAAQMISYEIPLILSVVGVILAAGSLNMIDIVEAQQNMWFIVPQILGFVIFLIASIAELNRVPFDLPEAESELVAGYFVEYSGFRWAFFMLAEYVYIFAMSSLTTVLFLGGWHPPFDFLGFIPGIVWFLLKFLLIVFFLFWVRATLPRIRIDQLMSLGWKVLLPLAIANIFLSALLKEVPWISQFY; encoded by the coding sequence ATGGGCCAATTGCTGTCGCAACCGCTGTCCCCGCTAAACGCCACATTGTTCACCTTGGGCGCTGTAGCCTTACTCCTCGTCATTCTCGGGTTCGTGACGTACGCCATTTTGTTCGAGCGCAAAGTGTTGGGCTGGGTGCAATTGCGCCACGGGCCGGTGCGCGTTGGACCGTGGGGCATGTTCCAGACGGTCGCTGACATTCTGAAACTGCTCGTGAAAGAAGATACGATCCCGGCCCAGGCGGACAAACCGCTGTTCAAGATCGCGCCGATCATCGCCTTTGTGCCGTCGTTCGCCATTGTGGCAGTCATTCCGTTCACGGAAAATTTGTATTTTACCGACATCGGGGTGGCACTGCTGTACTACTTGGCCTTGACGAGCATTACAGTGATCGGAATTTTGACCGGGGGCTGGTCGTCCAACAACAACTACGCCCTTTTGGGGGCGATGCGCTCCGCCGCCCAGATGATCAGCTACGAAATACCCCTCATTTTGTCTGTCGTGGGCGTGATATTGGCCGCTGGGTCGCTGAACATGATCGACATCGTTGAAGCTCAGCAGAACATGTGGTTCATCGTGCCGCAAATTCTCGGGTTTGTCATCTTTCTCATCGCGTCTATTGCGGAGTTGAACCGGGTGCCGTTCGACTTGCCAGAAGCTGAATCGGAACTTGTGGCCGGTTATTTTGTCGAGTACAGCGGATTTCGCTGGGCATTTTTCATGCTCGCCGAGTACGTGTACATCTTCGCCATGTCATCGCTGACGACCGTGCTGTTTCTCGGCGGTTGGCATCCGCCGTTCGACTTTCTCGGCTTCATCCCCGGCATCGTCTGGTTTTTACTTAAATTTTTGCTGATCGTCTTTTTCTTGTTCTGGGTGCGGGCCACGTTGCCGCGCATCCGTATCGACCAGCTGATGAGCCTCGGGTGGAAAGTTCTGTTGCCCCTCGCAATCGCCAACATCTTCCTTTCCGCCCTGTTGAAAGAGGTCCCGTGGATTAGCCAGTTCTACTAG
- a CDS encoding NADH-quinone oxidoreductase subunit D produces MLLNVGPQHPSTHGVFRIVIKIDGEIIQEARPVIGYLHRGTEKLAEDLSYTQIIPYTDRMDYLSGMTNNYVICHAAETLMELEIPERAEYLRVIAMELNRIASHCLWFGTFLLDLGATTPFLYSMRERETILDLFNELCGARITFNYMRVGGVKWDAPDGWIEKVKNFLPVMKEKIDEYEDFVSNNEIFLNRTKGIGKYTKEQAIDYGLSGVNLRATGVKWDLRKDQPYSIYDRFEFDVPTGQTGEVYDKFKCRMEEMRQSVRILEQAVEQFPPSGPIMAKIPRVVRVPEGEVYVGIEAPRGELGCYLVSKGKSNPWRVKFRRPSFCNLQILPELLHGENVSNLVAILGSIDIVLGEVDA; encoded by the coding sequence ATGTTGCTAAACGTCGGCCCCCAACACCCGAGCACCCACGGCGTGTTTCGCATCGTCATCAAAATTGACGGTGAAATCATTCAAGAAGCGCGTCCCGTCATCGGCTATTTGCACCGCGGTACGGAGAAACTGGCAGAAGATTTGTCCTACACGCAGATTATTCCGTACACGGACCGCATGGACTACTTGTCGGGTATGACGAACAACTACGTCATCTGCCACGCCGCCGAAACACTCATGGAGCTAGAAATCCCGGAGCGCGCCGAATACTTGCGCGTCATTGCCATGGAACTCAATCGCATCGCCAGTCACTGTCTGTGGTTCGGCACCTTTCTGCTGGACTTGGGGGCGACGACTCCGTTTTTGTACTCCATGCGGGAGAGGGAGACGATCCTCGATCTGTTTAACGAACTGTGTGGCGCCCGCATCACCTTTAACTACATGCGGGTGGGCGGTGTGAAGTGGGATGCGCCGGACGGCTGGATTGAGAAGGTGAAGAACTTTCTCCCCGTCATGAAAGAAAAGATTGACGAGTACGAAGATTTCGTATCGAACAATGAAATCTTCCTCAACCGGACGAAGGGGATCGGAAAGTACACGAAGGAACAGGCCATCGACTACGGCTTGAGCGGCGTCAACTTGCGGGCAACAGGTGTAAAGTGGGACTTGCGCAAAGATCAGCCGTACTCGATTTACGACCGGTTCGAATTCGACGTGCCAACAGGGCAGACAGGGGAAGTGTACGACAAATTCAAATGCCGGATGGAGGAAATGCGCCAATCCGTCCGCATTTTAGAACAAGCTGTCGAGCAGTTTCCGCCTTCCGGCCCGATCATGGCCAAAATTCCGCGGGTCGTGCGGGTGCCGGAAGGAGAGGTGTACGTCGGGATCGAGGCACCGCGGGGGGAGCTAGGCTGCTATCTCGTCAGTAAAGGTAAGTCCAATCCGTGGCGCGTCAAATTTCGCCGCCCCTCTTTCTGCAATTTGCAAATCCTGCCTGAACTGCTGCACGGCGAAAACGTCTCGAACTTGGTGGCGATCCTCGGTTCCATCGACATCGTGCTAGGGGAGGTGGACGCCTGA
- a CDS encoding NADH-quinone oxidoreductase subunit C has translation MSDEQKPVQPKSETAAKDAVNGEKGAVSDADEREKARKVKEAKEKAAQKAKEAKARPRRTPKKKKEEPLEPSPKQPLLDAYVAKLKEAFGDDVVEEAHINRPNGHLPTIRVKRETWLDVAHMLKADDAFAFDYLKDLTAYDDQDYMSVVTHLYSFSRNEMLAVHVHTEREPAWVPSVTPVWRGANWNEREVYDLFGIEFRGHPNLKRILLPDDWVGHPLRKDYVPLDEEV, from the coding sequence GTGAGTGATGAACAAAAACCTGTCCAGCCAAAAAGTGAAACAGCAGCAAAAGATGCCGTCAACGGCGAAAAGGGGGCGGTCTCAGACGCAGATGAAAGGGAGAAAGCCCGAAAAGTAAAAGAGGCGAAAGAAAAAGCCGCCCAGAAGGCGAAAGAGGCTAAAGCGCGGCCGAGGCGCACGCCGAAAAAGAAAAAGGAAGAGCCCCTTGAACCGTCGCCGAAACAGCCGCTCCTCGACGCCTATGTGGCCAAACTGAAAGAAGCGTTCGGGGACGACGTCGTAGAAGAAGCGCACATCAACCGTCCGAACGGACATTTGCCGACGATTCGCGTCAAACGGGAAACGTGGCTGGACGTCGCGCACATGTTAAAAGCAGACGACGCGTTTGCCTTTGATTACTTAAAGGATTTGACAGCTTACGACGATCAAGACTACATGTCCGTCGTCACGCACTTGTACTCGTTTTCCAGGAACGAGATGTTGGCCGTCCACGTTCATACGGAACGCGAGCCGGCCTGGGTGCCGTCTGTCACACCCGTTTGGCGCGGTGCCAACTGGAACGAGCGGGAAGTGTACGACCTGTTTGGCATCGAATTTAGGGGACACCCGAATTTGAAGCGCATTTTGCTGCCAGACGACTGGGTCGGGCACCCGTTGCGCAAAGACTACGTTCCGTTGGACGAGGAGGTGTAG
- a CDS encoding NuoB/complex I 20 kDa subunit family protein: protein MDMNLEQLAVDEQEAVERNVLFTTLEQIKAWARSNSMWPLQFGLACCAIEMMTASTARYDFDRFGVFYRSSPRQADVMIVSGTVTKKMGPVIRRLYDQMPEPKWVIAMGSCATAGGPYVKSYSVIKGVDQIIPVDVYIPGCPPNPAALIYGVNKLQEKIRYEAKTGKKVTSQ from the coding sequence ATGGATATGAACCTTGAACAACTGGCCGTAGACGAGCAAGAAGCCGTCGAGCGGAACGTACTGTTTACGACTCTGGAACAAATTAAGGCGTGGGCGCGCAGCAATTCGATGTGGCCGCTGCAGTTCGGCCTTGCCTGCTGTGCCATTGAAATGATGACAGCCAGTACAGCACGGTACGATTTCGACCGCTTTGGCGTGTTCTACCGCAGCTCACCGCGGCAGGCCGACGTCATGATCGTTTCCGGGACCGTCACGAAGAAGATGGGGCCCGTCATTCGGCGCTTGTACGATCAAATGCCGGAACCGAAGTGGGTCATCGCCATGGGGTCGTGTGCGACGGCCGGAGGGCCCTACGTGAAATCGTATTCAGTCATCAAAGGGGTCGACCAGATCATCCCCGTTGACGTCTACATCCCGGGCTGTCCGCCGAACCCGGCTGCCCTCATTTACGGCGTGAACAAATTGCAGGAAAAGATTCGCTACGAAGCGAAGACTGGGAAGAAGGTGACCAGTCAGTGA
- a CDS encoding NADH-quinone oxidoreductase subunit A translates to MEYTNHYVVLAIFFLLAIALPIVAWTIGRLLRPSKPYEAKLLPYESGIDPYQQSWLQFNVRYYMFALLFVIFDVETVFLYPWAVAYDVLRSDIGLFILLEMGIFVFLLIIGLIYAWKKKVLEWI, encoded by the coding sequence ATGGAGTACACGAACCACTACGTCGTCCTCGCTATTTTTTTCTTGTTGGCCATTGCCCTTCCGATTGTAGCTTGGACGATTGGCCGGTTGTTGCGACCGTCCAAACCGTACGAGGCAAAGTTGCTCCCTTATGAGAGCGGTATCGACCCGTACCAGCAAAGCTGGCTGCAGTTTAACGTCCGTTACTACATGTTCGCCTTGCTGTTCGTCATTTTCGACGTTGAAACCGTCTTCCTCTACCCTTGGGCTGTGGCGTACGACGTGTTGAGAAGCGACATTGGACTGTTCATCCTGCTAGAAATGGGAATCTTCGTCTTCCTTCTGATCATCGGCCTCATCTACGCTTGGAAGAAGAAGGTGTTGGAATGGATATGA
- a CDS encoding F0F1 ATP synthase subunit epsilon, with product MSTMQVDIVTPDRKVFSEQAEMVIARTTEGEIGVLPNHSPLAAMLQISAVRIKQDGREVIAAISGGFMEVKPESVTILAESSEFPEEIDVERAKAAKERAEKRLREKQENIDFHRAELALNRALNRLKVAKKK from the coding sequence ATGAGTACGATGCAAGTCGATATCGTCACACCTGATCGCAAAGTGTTCAGCGAACAGGCGGAAATGGTGATCGCCAGAACGACAGAAGGTGAGATCGGTGTGCTTCCCAACCATTCTCCACTGGCGGCTATGCTCCAGATTAGTGCCGTCCGCATCAAACAAGACGGCCGTGAAGTGATAGCTGCCATCAGTGGAGGATTTATGGAGGTCAAACCGGAGTCGGTCACGATTCTGGCGGAGTCTTCCGAATTTCCGGAGGAAATTGACGTCGAACGCGCGAAGGCGGCCAAAGAGCGGGCCGAAAAAAGGCTGCGGGAAAAACAGGAGAACATCGACTTTCACCGGGCAGAGCTGGCGCTAAATCGTGCGCTCAACCGTTTGAAAGTAGCCAAAAAGAAATAG